In the genome of Montipora foliosa isolate CH-2021 chromosome 3, ASM3666993v2, whole genome shotgun sequence, one region contains:
- the LOC137996334 gene encoding uncharacterized protein, translating into MPRRNRIPFEHRERLVRAFEDVSEDYLIVADTLGINRSTARSIVSRYVREGRIAERPRGGPNHVRVDNEMRDCLNDILNENCLLTLTQLNQELRQRLPRKPRICDRTVARTLEGMLFRVKLARPVPADINRPDVIQKRVDYANWFMGHAVVNHSVFIDECGYNIWTARTHGRARRGERAYRQVCGQRGRNVTVTMAISPTNGLVFHSACIGGMNAQRFDDFLAQTRLNLDPDEHVIFIYDGAPAHNNPAIPGPNTELKKLPPYSPFLNIVEQAISSLKAGIKADISRPEIQEQTNNREEARRQGIALGNYRTQLLQQALQRNIGTITAAKCGQWYLFMQTYLPRCLNNEAIEG; encoded by the coding sequence ATGCCAAGAAGAAACAGAATCCCATTTGAACACCGCGAAAGGTTAGTCAGGGCCTTTGAAGATGTTAGCGAAGACTATCTAATAGTTGCAGATACACTTGGAATCAACAGATCCACAGCCAGAAGTATTGTGTCGAGATATgtaagagaaggcagaatcgcgGAAAGACCACGTGGAGGCCCAAACCATGTTAGGGTAGATAATGAGATGAGAGATTGCCTCAATGACATTTTGAACGAAAATTGCTTACTGACTCTCACACAGCTTAATCAAGAATTGAGACAACGCCTTCCTCGAAAACCCAGAATCTGCGACCGCACTGTGGCAAGAACTTTGGAAGGAATGTTGTTTCGTGTAAAACTGGCCAGGCCTGTTCCTGCGGATATAAACCGTCCTGATGTCATTCAGAAACGAGTGGACTATGCCAACTGGTTCATGGGCCATGCTGTAGTGAACCACAGTGTTTTCATAGACGAATGTGGATACAATATTTGGACGGCAAGAACTCACGGGAGAGCAAGGAGAGGGGAACGGGCCTACAGACAGGTCTGTGGTCAGCGAGGAAGAAACGTAACTGTCACAATGGCCATTTCACCCACCAATGGTCTGGTTTTCCACTCTGCATGTATTGGTGGGATGAATGCACAAAGATTTGATGACTTCTTGGCACAAACAAGACTAAACCTTGATCCAGACGaacatgttatcttcatctATGACGGAGCGCCAGCCCACAATAACCCTGCTATTCCCGGTCCCAACACAGAACTAAAAAAGTTACCACCCTACAGTCCATTCTTGAACATTGTAGAACAAGCAATAAGTTCCTTGAAAGCGGGCATCAAAGCAGACATCAGCCGTCCTGAGATACAGGAACAGACGAATAACAGAGAAGAAGCAAGACGCCAGGGAATTGCTCTAGGAAATTATCGCACTCAGCTGTTGCAGCAAGCCCTACAACGAAACATTGGTACCATTACGGCAGCTAAATGTGGGCAATGGTATCTTTTTATGCAAACGTATTTGCCACGATGCCTCAACAATGAAGCAATTGAGGGATAA